The Pseudomonas allokribbensis genome has a window encoding:
- the dnaB gene encoding replicative DNA helicase yields the protein MNEISAPEQYDLQTASLKVPPHSIEAEQAVLGGLMLDNNAWERVLDQVSDGDFYRHDHRLIFRAIAKLADQNSPIDVVTLSEQLDKEGQTSQVGGLGYLVELAKNTPSVANIKAYAQIVRQRATLRQLIGISNDIADAAFNPEGRTAEEILDEAERQIFAIAEARPKTGGPVGVNELLTKAIDRIDTLFNTADAITGLSTGYTDLDEKTSGLQPSDLIIVAGRPSMGKTTFAMNLVENAVLRSEKAVLVYSLEMPGESLIMRMLSSLGRIDQTKVRSGQLEDDDWPRLTSAVNLLNDRKLFIDDTAGISPSEMRARTRRLVREHGDVGLIMIDYLQLMQIPGSSGDNRTNEISEISRSLKALAKEFNCPVVALSQLNRSLEQRPNKRPVNSDLRESGAIEQDADVIMFVYRDEVYHPETEHKGIAEIIIGKQRNGPIGFIRLAFIGKYTRFENLAPGSYNFDDDE from the coding sequence ATGAACGAAATCTCCGCTCCCGAGCAATACGATCTGCAAACCGCATCCCTGAAGGTGCCGCCGCATTCCATCGAGGCCGAACAGGCTGTACTCGGTGGTCTGATGCTGGACAACAACGCCTGGGAACGCGTGCTTGATCAAGTCTCCGACGGCGATTTCTACCGGCATGACCACCGTCTGATCTTCCGTGCGATCGCCAAACTCGCCGATCAGAACTCGCCGATCGACGTCGTGACCCTTTCCGAGCAACTGGACAAGGAAGGTCAGACTTCGCAAGTCGGTGGTCTTGGGTATCTGGTCGAACTGGCGAAAAACACACCGTCCGTCGCCAACATCAAGGCTTATGCGCAAATCGTCCGCCAGCGTGCAACGTTGCGCCAGTTGATCGGCATCAGCAACGACATCGCCGACGCCGCCTTCAACCCTGAAGGCCGTACCGCCGAAGAGATCCTCGACGAAGCCGAGCGGCAGATCTTCGCAATTGCCGAGGCGCGGCCGAAGACCGGCGGCCCGGTGGGCGTCAACGAGTTGCTGACCAAGGCCATCGACCGCATCGACACCCTGTTCAACACCGCCGACGCGATCACCGGCCTGTCCACTGGCTACACCGACCTCGACGAGAAGACCAGCGGCCTGCAACCGTCCGACCTGATCATCGTCGCCGGCCGTCCGTCGATGGGTAAGACCACCTTCGCGATGAACCTGGTGGAAAACGCCGTGCTACGCAGTGAAAAGGCGGTTCTGGTGTACTCCCTCGAGATGCCAGGCGAATCGCTGATCATGCGTATGCTTTCGTCCCTCGGTCGTATCGACCAGACCAAGGTACGTTCCGGTCAGTTGGAAGACGACGACTGGCCACGCCTGACCTCGGCGGTCAATTTGCTCAACGATCGTAAGCTGTTCATCGATGACACCGCCGGTATCAGCCCGTCGGAGATGCGCGCTCGAACCCGGCGTCTGGTACGCGAGCACGGCGATGTCGGCCTGATCATGATCGACTACCTGCAGCTGATGCAGATTCCCGGCTCCAGCGGTGACAACCGGACCAACGAGATTTCCGAGATCTCCCGATCCCTGAAAGCCCTGGCCAAGGAATTCAACTGCCCGGTGGTTGCCCTGTCGCAGCTCAACCGTTCCCTGGAACAACGTCCCAACAAGCGTCCGGTGAACTCCGACTTGCGGGAATCCGGAGCGATCGAGCAGGACGCCGACGTCATCATGTTCGTGTATCGGGACGAGGTTTATCACCCGGAAACCGAACACAAGGGCATCGCCGAAATCATCATCGGCAAACAGCGGAACGGCCCGATCGGCTTCATCCGCCTGGCCTTCATCGGTAAATACACACGTTTCGAAAACCTTGCGCCGGGCAGCTATAACTTCGACGACGACGAGTAA
- a CDS encoding YgiQ family radical SAM protein has protein sequence MQAAKPLFDYPKYWAECFGPAPFLPMSREEMDQLGWDSCDIIIVTGDAYVDHPSFGMAIIGRLLESQGFRVGIIAQPNWQSKDDFMKLGEPNLFFGVAAGNMDSMINRYTADKKIRSDDAYTPGGMAGKRPDRASLVYSQRCKEAYKHVPIVLGGIEASLRRIAHYDYWQDRVRNSILIDASADILLYGNAERAIVEVAQRLSYGHKIEDITDVRGTAFIRRDTPAGWYEVDSTRIDRPGKIDKIINPYVNTQDTQACAIEQEKGPVEDPEEAKVVQILASPKMTRDKTVIRLPSMEKVRGDAVLYAHANRVLHLETNPGNARALVQKHGEVDVWFNPPPIPMTTEEMDYVFGMPYARIPHPAYGKEKIPAYDMIRFSVNIMRGCFGGCTFCSITEHEGRIIQNRSEESIIREIEEIRDKVPGFTGVISDLGGPTANMYRIACKSPEIESACRKPSCVFPGICPNLNTDHSSLIQLYRSARALPGVKKILIASGLRYDLAVESPEYVKELVTHHVGGYLKIAPEHTEEGPLNQMMKPGIGTYDRFKRMFEKYTKEAGKEQYLIPYFIAAHPGTTDEDMMNLALWLKGNGFRADQVQAFYPSPMATATAMYHSGKNPLRKVTYKSDGVTIVKSEEQRRLHKAFLRYHDPKGWPMLREALIRMGRADLIGPGKNQLIPTHQPATDSYQSARRKNSTPSGSHKVAKDVKEKTTKILTQHTGLPPRASDGGNPWDKREQAKAAAFARNQQAAKERKDAAKGKGPKPTKKPVVPR, from the coding sequence ATGCAAGCAGCCAAGCCGTTATTTGACTATCCAAAATACTGGGCCGAATGTTTCGGGCCGGCGCCATTCCTGCCGATGAGCAGGGAGGAGATGGATCAGCTCGGCTGGGATTCCTGCGACATCATCATTGTGACGGGAGATGCCTACGTCGATCACCCGTCGTTCGGCATGGCGATCATCGGCCGGCTGCTGGAGTCGCAAGGCTTCCGCGTCGGGATCATTGCTCAGCCGAACTGGCAGTCCAAAGACGACTTCATGAAGCTCGGCGAGCCGAACCTGTTCTTCGGCGTCGCGGCCGGCAACATGGACTCGATGATCAACCGCTACACCGCGGACAAGAAAATCCGTTCCGACGACGCCTACACCCCGGGTGGCATGGCGGGCAAACGTCCGGATCGCGCGAGCCTGGTCTACAGCCAGCGCTGCAAGGAAGCCTACAAGCACGTGCCGATCGTGCTCGGCGGCATCGAAGCCTCCCTGCGCCGCATCGCCCACTACGACTACTGGCAGGATCGCGTGCGCAACTCGATCCTGATCGACGCCAGCGCCGACATCCTGCTGTACGGCAACGCCGAGCGCGCGATCGTCGAAGTCGCCCAGCGTCTGTCCTACGGTCACAAGATCGAAGACATCACCGATGTGCGTGGCACCGCGTTTATCCGTCGTGACACCCCTGCGGGCTGGTACGAAGTCGACTCCACGCGCATCGACCGTCCGGGCAAGATCGACAAGATCATCAACCCGTACGTCAACACCCAGGACACTCAGGCTTGCGCCATCGAGCAAGAGAAGGGGCCGGTTGAAGATCCGGAAGAAGCCAAGGTCGTGCAGATCCTGGCCAGCCCGAAGATGACGCGCGACAAGACCGTGATCCGCCTGCCGTCGATGGAGAAAGTGCGTGGTGATGCGGTCCTGTACGCTCACGCCAACCGCGTGCTGCACCTGGAAACCAACCCGGGCAACGCCCGTGCCTTGGTGCAAAAACACGGTGAAGTCGACGTCTGGTTCAACCCGCCGCCGATTCCGATGACCACCGAAGAAATGGACTACGTGTTCGGCATGCCTTACGCACGTATCCCGCATCCTGCGTACGGCAAGGAAAAGATCCCGGCCTACGACATGATCCGCTTCTCGGTGAACATCATGCGTGGCTGCTTCGGCGGCTGCACCTTCTGCTCGATCACCGAGCACGAAGGCCGGATCATCCAGAACCGCTCCGAAGAGTCGATCATTCGCGAAATCGAAGAAATACGCGACAAGGTGCCGGGTTTCACCGGCGTCATTTCCGACCTCGGCGGCCCGACCGCGAACATGTACCGCATCGCCTGCAAGAGCCCGGAAATCGAATCCGCGTGCCGCAAGCCGTCCTGCGTGTTCCCGGGCATCTGCCCGAACCTGAACACCGACCACTCGTCGCTGATCCAGCTGTATCGCAGCGCCCGTGCGTTGCCGGGTGTGAAGAAGATCCTGATTGCCTCCGGCCTGCGTTACGACCTCGCGGTCGAGTCGCCGGAGTACGTCAAAGAGCTGGTGACCCACCACGTCGGCGGTTACCTGAAGATCGCCCCGGAACATACCGAGGAAGGTCCGCTCAACCAGATGATGAAACCGGGGATCGGCACCTACGATCGCTTCAAGCGCATGTTCGAGAAGTACACCAAGGAAGCGGGGAAAGAGCAGTACCTGATTCCGTACTTCATCGCCGCGCACCCGGGCACCACCGACGAAGACATGATGAACCTCGCCTTGTGGCTCAAGGGCAACGGCTTCCGTGCCGACCAGGTGCAGGCGTTCTATCCTTCGCCGATGGCCACCGCCACCGCGATGTACCACTCGGGCAAGAACCCGCTGCGCAAGGTCACCTACAAGAGCGACGGCGTGACCATCGTCAAGAGCGAGGAGCAGCGTCGTCTGCACAAGGCGTTCCTGCGTTATCACGACCCGAAAGGCTGGCCGATGCTGCGTGAAGCGCTGATCCGCATGGGCCGCGCCGACCTGATCGGGCCGGGCAAGAACCAGTTGATCCCGACGCATCAGCCGGCCACCGACAGCTACCAGAGTGCCCGTCGCAAGAACTCGACGCCGTCCGGCAGCCATAAAGTGGCGAAGGACGTGAAAGAGAAGACCACCAAGATCCTCACCCAGCACACCGGTCTGCCACCCCGCGCCAGCGATGGCGGCAACCCGTGGGACAAGCGTGAACAGGCCAAGGCTGCGGCATTCGCCCGCAACCAGCAGGCCGCCAAGGAGCGCAAGGACGCGGCGAAAGGCAAGGGGCCGAAGCCTACGAAGAAGCCTGTAGTGCCACGCTGA
- a CDS encoding DUF2126 domain-containing protein, which yields MSIHVALHHVTHYRYDRAVELGPQIVRLRPAAHSRTRILSYALKVSPEQHFINWQQDPQGNYLARLVFPEKTAELRIEVDLLAEMAVFNPFDFFLEPYAEKIPFAYAADERKELAPYLETLPLTPKLKAYLDAIDRTPLPAVDFLVALNQRLSEDINYLIRMEPGVQTPEYTLEHASGSCRDSAWLLVQLLRNLGLAARFVSGYLIQLTADVKSLDGPSGTEVDFTDLHAWCEVYLPGAGWIGLDATSGLFAGEGHIPLACSPDPSSAAPISGLVEPCECEFSHEMSVERIWEAPRVTKPYTDEQWLAIQALGRQIDADLLEGDVRLTMGGEPTFVSIDDPDGAEWNTAALGPDKRRLSAELFQRMRKHYAPKGLVHFGQGKWYPGEQLPRWSLNCYWRRDGVPIWHNTALIADEQQDYGADGALAGRFLASVAERLKLPTRFVFPAYEDNFYYLWREGALPSNVSAEDSRLEEPLERARLRKVFSQGLDKVIGQVLPLARTAKGDQWQSGRWYLRDEHCRLVPGDSPLGYRLPLGSQPWVKAAEYPFIHPNDPNQDFPELPDTAQLNRHDAPAAADERAPKIDESADWLTRTAFCAEAREGRLYLFMPPLERVEDYLELVAAIEATAEELHCPVLLEGYEPPSDPRLSNFRITPDPGVIEVNVQPSATWDELVERTEFLYEEARQTRLSTEKFMIDGRHTGTGGGNHFVLGGATPADSPFLRRPDLLRSLISYWHNHPSLSYLFSGLFIGPTSQAPRVDEARNDALYELEIAFAQMPAPGDACAPWLVDRLLRNLLIDVTGNTHRAEFCIDKLYSPDGATGRLGLLELRAFEMPPHARMSLAQQLLLRALVARFWREPYAPPKLARWGTELHDRFLLPHFIEQDFADVIVELNNAGYPLRAEWFAAHLEFRFPKVGDYAVNGIELELRQALEPWHVLGEEGAAGGTVRYVDSSLERLQVKLTGLPPQRYLLTCNGIPVPLQPTGRVGEFVAGVRFRAWQPANCLQPTIPVHAPLVFDLLDTWMQRSLGGCQYHVAHPGGRNYETLPVNANEAESRRMARFFRIGHTPGKLPIPIVETNDELPMTLDLRRF from the coding sequence GTGTCGATTCATGTCGCATTGCATCACGTCACGCATTACCGCTACGACCGCGCTGTCGAACTCGGCCCGCAGATCGTGCGTCTGCGCCCGGCTGCCCACAGCCGCACGCGGATTCTGTCGTATGCGCTGAAAGTCTCGCCCGAGCAGCACTTCATCAACTGGCAGCAGGACCCTCAGGGCAACTACCTGGCGAGGCTGGTGTTCCCCGAGAAAACCGCCGAGCTGCGGATCGAGGTCGACCTGCTGGCCGAGATGGCAGTGTTCAACCCGTTCGACTTTTTCCTCGAGCCCTACGCCGAGAAAATCCCCTTCGCCTACGCCGCCGATGAACGCAAGGAACTGGCGCCGTACCTCGAAACCCTGCCGTTGACGCCAAAACTCAAGGCCTACCTGGACGCCATCGACCGCACGCCGCTGCCGGCGGTGGATTTCCTCGTGGCGCTCAACCAGCGCCTGAGCGAGGACATCAATTACCTGATCCGCATGGAACCGGGCGTGCAAACCCCGGAGTACACCCTCGAACACGCCTCCGGCTCCTGCCGCGATTCGGCATGGTTGCTGGTGCAACTGCTGCGCAATCTCGGGCTGGCGGCGCGTTTCGTCTCCGGTTACCTGATACAACTGACCGCCGACGTGAAAAGCCTCGACGGCCCGTCCGGCACCGAAGTGGACTTCACCGATCTGCATGCCTGGTGCGAAGTGTACTTGCCCGGCGCCGGCTGGATCGGCCTCGATGCCACCTCCGGGCTGTTCGCCGGGGAAGGGCATATCCCGTTGGCCTGCAGTCCCGATCCGTCCTCGGCGGCGCCGATCAGTGGTCTGGTGGAGCCTTGCGAATGTGAGTTCAGCCACGAAATGTCCGTGGAGCGGATCTGGGAAGCGCCTCGGGTCACCAAGCCCTACACCGATGAGCAATGGCTGGCGATCCAGGCGCTGGGCCGGCAGATCGATGCCGATCTGCTGGAAGGCGATGTGCGGCTGACCATGGGCGGCGAACCGACCTTCGTGTCCATCGACGACCCGGATGGCGCCGAATGGAACACTGCCGCGCTGGGCCCGGACAAGCGCCGGCTCTCCGCCGAACTGTTCCAGCGCATGCGCAAACACTATGCGCCAAAAGGGCTGGTGCATTTCGGTCAGGGCAAGTGGTATCCGGGCGAGCAACTGCCGCGCTGGTCGCTGAATTGCTACTGGCGCCGCGACGGTGTGCCGATCTGGCACAACACCGCGTTGATCGCCGACGAGCAGCAGGACTACGGCGCCGATGGCGCATTGGCCGGGCGCTTTCTGGCGAGTGTCGCCGAACGCCTGAAACTGCCGACACGTTTTGTGTTTCCGGCCTACGAAGACAATTTCTATTACCTCTGGCGCGAGGGCGCCTTGCCGAGCAACGTCAGCGCCGAAGACTCGCGTCTGGAGGAGCCGCTGGAACGTGCGCGCCTGCGCAAGGTGTTCAGTCAGGGGCTGGACAAGGTCATCGGTCAGGTGCTGCCGCTGGCACGCACCGCCAAGGGCGATCAATGGCAGAGCGGGCGCTGGTATCTGCGGGATGAGCATTGCCGGCTGGTGCCGGGGGATTCACCGCTCGGTTATCGCCTGCCATTGGGTTCGCAGCCTTGGGTGAAGGCGGCGGAGTATCCGTTCATTCATCCGAACGACCCGAATCAGGATTTCCCCGAACTGCCCGACACTGCGCAACTCAATCGCCATGATGCGCCGGCTGCGGCGGATGAACGGGCGCCAAAGATCGACGAATCCGCCGACTGGCTGACCCGCACCGCGTTCTGCGCCGAGGCACGAGAAGGCCGGTTGTATCTGTTCATGCCGCCGCTGGAACGGGTCGAGGATTACCTGGAACTGGTGGCCGCCATCGAAGCCACTGCCGAGGAACTGCACTGTCCAGTGCTGCTGGAAGGCTACGAGCCGCCGAGCGATCCGCGCCTGAGCAACTTCCGTATTACGCCGGATCCCGGCGTGATCGAGGTCAACGTCCAGCCGTCCGCGACGTGGGATGAGTTGGTCGAGCGCACCGAGTTCCTGTACGAGGAGGCGCGCCAGACCCGACTGTCCACCGAGAAATTCATGATCGACGGGCGACACACCGGCACCGGTGGCGGTAACCATTTCGTACTCGGCGGAGCAACGCCGGCGGACTCCCCGTTCCTGCGCCGCCCGGATCTGCTGCGCAGTCTGATCAGCTATTGGCACAACCATCCCTCGTTGTCCTACCTGTTTTCCGGTCTGTTCATCGGTCCGACCTCTCAAGCACCGCGAGTCGATGAAGCGCGCAACGATGCGCTGTACGAGCTGGAAATCGCCTTCGCGCAGATGCCGGCGCCGGGAGACGCGTGCGCGCCATGGCTGGTGGATCGCTTGCTGCGCAATCTGCTGATCGACGTCACCGGCAACACCCACCGCGCCGAGTTCTGTATCGACAAACTGTATTCACCGGATGGCGCCACCGGGCGTCTCGGTCTGCTGGAGTTGCGTGCGTTCGAAATGCCGCCCCATGCGCGCATGAGTCTGGCTCAGCAGCTGTTGCTGCGGGCACTGGTGGCGCGGTTCTGGCGTGAGCCTTATGCGCCGCCGAAACTGGCGCGCTGGGGCACCGAGTTGCATGACCGCTTCCTGCTGCCGCACTTCATCGAGCAGGACTTTGCCGACGTCATCGTCGAACTCAACAATGCCGGTTATCCGCTGCGTGCCGAATGGTTTGCGGCGCATCTGGAGTTTCGCTTTCCCAAGGTCGGCGATTACGCCGTCAACGGCATCGAGCTGGAGTTGCGTCAGGCCCTTGAACCCTGGCATGTGCTGGGCGAGGAGGGCGCGGCGGGCGGCACGGTGCGTTACGTCGATTCATCGCTGGAGCGTCTGCAGGTCAAGCTCACTGGGCTGCCGCCGCAGCGTTATCTGCTGACCTGCAATGGCATCCCGGTACCGCTGCAACCGACCGGGCGGGTCGGCGAGTTTGTCGCCGGTGTGCGTTTCCGTGCGTGGCAACCGGCCAACTGCCTGCAACCGACGATCCCGGTGCACGCGCCGCTGGTGTTCGACCTGCTCGACACCTGGATGCAGCGTTCGCTGGGCGGCTGCCAGTACCACGTCGCCCATCCGGGCGGGCGCAATTACGAGACGTTGCCGGTCAACGCCAACGAAGCGGAGAGCCGGCGCATGGCGCGTTTCTTCCGCATCGGGCACACGCCGGGGAAACTTCCTATACCCATTGTCGAAACGAACGACGAGCTACCGATGACTCTCGATTTGCGACGCTTTTAG
- a CDS encoding circularly permuted type 2 ATP-grasp protein yields the protein MPDLLDRYPLTAGTYHELLDAGGAVRPHWQRLFDQLQRSTPTQLVQRQALLTRQIQENGVTYNVYADPKGADRPWELDLLPHVIAADEWQQLSAGIAQRARLLNAVLADLYGPQRLISEGLLPAELVFGHNNFLWPCQGISPPDGAFLHLYAVDLARTPDGRWWVTADRTQAPSGAGYALENRTIVSRAFPELYRDLKVQHLAGFFRTLQETLARQAPCDDDAPLVVLLTPGRFNESYFEHLYLARQLGYPLVEGGDLTVRDATVYLKTLSGLRRVHAIMRRLDDDFCDPLELRTDSALGVPGLLEAVRQGRVLVANALGSGVLESPGLLGFLPKINQHLFGEELILPSIATWWCGEAPVLAQALEKLPELLIKPAFPSQSFAPVFGRDLSEKQRQSLAERMQARPYAYVAQELAQLSHAPIWQPEDGQLQPRAIGMRMYAVASRDGYRVLPGGLTRVAAEADAEVVSMQRGGASKDTWVLGERPPSGEQWKAQRNIGVPDLVRRDPYLPSRVVENLFWFGRYCERCDDSARLLRIMLARYVDGDDPQALQAAVELGERLMLLPDEGELPERLLAALLGEDWSFSLRSNLQRLQWAASQVRGKLSRENWQALVELQREATELDTDEPDFGELLDFLNRLVMSLAALSGFALDDMTRDEGWRFLMIGRRIERLQFLSSSLAGFLRGAGAFDQAGLEWLLELGNSSITYRSRYLAVAQLIPVLDLLLLDEQNPHAVLFQLKLVTRTLKRLNDDFGVPREAGLPELVERLARFDLGCLENPLFGESSVRAALDGLADLLQDIADASGQVSDRLALRHFAHVDDVSQRTVSV from the coding sequence ATGCCTGACCTGCTTGACCGCTACCCGCTGACGGCGGGCACTTACCACGAACTGCTCGACGCCGGCGGGGCGGTGCGTCCGCACTGGCAGCGGCTGTTCGACCAATTGCAGCGCAGCACCCCGACGCAATTGGTGCAGCGTCAGGCATTGCTGACCCGGCAGATTCAGGAAAACGGCGTCACCTACAATGTCTATGCCGACCCCAAGGGCGCGGATCGTCCGTGGGAACTGGACCTGCTGCCCCATGTGATCGCCGCTGACGAGTGGCAACAGCTGTCGGCCGGGATCGCCCAGCGCGCGCGCCTGCTCAATGCGGTGCTGGCGGATCTGTACGGTCCGCAGCGGCTGATCAGCGAAGGGTTGCTGCCGGCGGAGCTGGTGTTCGGTCACAACAACTTCCTCTGGCCCTGTCAGGGTATCTCGCCACCGGACGGGGCCTTTCTGCATCTGTATGCCGTGGATCTGGCGCGCACACCGGACGGGCGCTGGTGGGTGACGGCGGATCGTACCCAGGCGCCGTCCGGTGCCGGCTATGCGCTGGAAAACCGCACCATCGTGTCCCGGGCCTTCCCCGAGCTGTACCGGGACTTGAAAGTGCAGCATCTGGCCGGATTCTTCCGTACCTTGCAGGAAACCCTGGCCCGTCAGGCACCCTGCGACGATGACGCGCCGCTGGTGGTGTTGCTGACCCCGGGGCGTTTCAACGAAAGCTATTTCGAACATCTTTATCTCGCACGCCAGCTCGGCTATCCGCTGGTGGAGGGCGGTGACCTGACGGTGCGCGATGCCACGGTCTACCTGAAAACCCTCAGTGGTCTGCGTCGGGTTCACGCGATCATGCGTCGGCTCGACGATGACTTCTGCGATCCGCTGGAACTGCGCACGGATTCGGCGCTGGGCGTTCCCGGGCTGCTTGAGGCCGTGCGCCAGGGCCGGGTGCTGGTGGCCAACGCGCTGGGCAGCGGCGTGCTGGAGTCGCCGGGGCTGCTGGGTTTCTTGCCGAAGATCAATCAGCACCTGTTCGGCGAAGAACTGATCCTGCCCTCCATCGCCACCTGGTGGTGTGGAGAGGCGCCGGTACTGGCCCAAGCGTTGGAAAAATTGCCGGAACTGCTGATCAAACCGGCTTTCCCATCCCAGAGTTTTGCGCCCGTTTTCGGACGTGATTTGAGCGAAAAACAGCGCCAGAGTCTCGCCGAGCGCATGCAGGCCCGGCCTTATGCCTATGTCGCGCAAGAACTTGCGCAACTGTCCCACGCGCCGATCTGGCAGCCCGAGGACGGCCAGTTGCAACCGCGAGCCATCGGCATGCGCATGTACGCGGTGGCCAGTCGCGACGGCTATCGAGTGCTGCCCGGTGGCCTGACCCGGGTGGCGGCCGAAGCCGATGCCGAAGTGGTGTCGATGCAGCGCGGCGGCGCGAGCAAGGACACCTGGGTGCTGGGCGAGCGGCCGCCAAGCGGTGAACAATGGAAGGCGCAGCGCAACATCGGTGTGCCTGATCTGGTGCGGCGCGATCCGTATCTGCCGTCGCGGGTGGTGGAAAACCTGTTCTGGTTCGGTCGTTACTGCGAGCGCTGTGACGACAGCGCGCGGTTGTTGCGGATCATGCTGGCGCGGTACGTCGACGGTGACGATCCACAAGCCTTGCAGGCTGCCGTGGAGCTCGGTGAGCGCCTGATGCTGCTGCCAGACGAAGGCGAGTTGCCGGAGCGCCTGCTCGCGGCTTTGCTCGGCGAGGACTGGTCGTTCAGCTTGCGTTCCAACCTGCAACGCTTGCAGTGGGCGGCGTCGCAGGTGCGCGGCAAGCTCTCGCGGGAGAACTGGCAGGCGCTGGTGGAGTTGCAGCGCGAGGCGACGGAACTGGACACCGACGAGCCGGACTTCGGCGAGCTGCTGGATTTTCTCAACCGGCTGGTGATGTCGCTGGCGGCGCTGTCCGGGTTTGCCCTCGACGACATGACCCGTGACGAAGGCTGGCGCTTCCTGATGATCGGCCGGCGCATCGAGCGCCTGCAATTTCTCAGCAGCAGCCTCGCGGGTTTCCTGCGCGGCGCCGGGGCGTTCGATCAAGCGGGGCTTGAGTGGTTGCTGGAACTGGGCAACAGCAGCATCACCTATCGTTCGCGCTATCTGGCGGTGGCGCAGTTGATTCCGGTGCTCGACCTGTTGCTGCTGGACGAGCAGAACCCCCATGCGGTGTTGTTCCAGTTGAAACTGGTGACGCGCACCCTCAAGCGTCTGAACGATGATTTCGGTGTGCCGAGGGAGGCCGGGTTGCCAGAACTGGTCGAGCGTCTGGCGCGCTTCGACCTGGGTTGTCTGGAAAATCCCCTGTTCGGCGAATCCAGCGTACGTGCGGCCCTCGACGGGCTGGCGGATCTGCTGCAAGACATCGCCGACGCCAGCGGCCAGGTGTCCGATCGTCTGGCCCTGCGCCATTTCGCCCATGTCGATGATGTCAGCCAGCGCACGGTGTCCGTCTGA
- a CDS encoding transglutaminase family protein: MNAHYQILHDTCYHYDSPVSLAQQLAHLWPRECAWQRCTEQQLLISPEPTARRDEQDVFGNPLTRLAFERPHDELQVNARLTVEVLARPALDFNLSPAWELTRNALTYSSQPLSAELLEACRYRFQSPYVHLKRSFVEFSESCFPPGRPLLLGVQALMEKIFDEFTFDAEATQVATPLVEVLERRRGVCQDFAHLMLACVRSRGLAARYISGYLLTRPPPGQPRLIGADASHAWVSVFCPVLGWVDFDPTNNVQPALEHITLAWGRDFSDVSPLRGVILGGGSHDPEVRVTVMPLNE, translated from the coding sequence ATGAATGCCCACTACCAGATCCTTCACGACACTTGTTATCACTACGACAGCCCGGTCTCGCTGGCACAGCAGCTGGCGCATCTGTGGCCCCGTGAGTGCGCCTGGCAGCGCTGCACCGAGCAGCAATTGCTGATCAGTCCGGAGCCGACCGCACGTCGTGACGAACAGGATGTATTCGGTAATCCGCTGACGCGCCTGGCGTTCGAACGGCCTCATGATGAATTGCAGGTCAACGCACGGCTGACGGTCGAGGTGCTGGCGCGGCCGGCGCTGGATTTCAATCTGTCCCCGGCCTGGGAATTGACGCGCAATGCGCTGACCTACAGCAGCCAGCCGTTGTCTGCCGAATTGCTGGAGGCTTGTCGCTACCGGTTTCAGTCACCCTACGTTCACTTGAAGCGCAGTTTCGTCGAGTTCTCCGAAAGCTGTTTTCCGCCTGGGCGACCGTTGCTGCTGGGCGTGCAGGCGTTGATGGAAAAGATCTTCGACGAATTCACCTTCGATGCCGAGGCGACGCAAGTCGCGACTCCGCTGGTCGAGGTGCTGGAGCGGCGGCGCGGAGTCTGTCAGGACTTTGCCCACCTGATGCTGGCCTGCGTGCGTTCCCGAGGATTGGCGGCGCGCTACATCAGCGGCTATCTGCTGACACGGCCACCACCGGGGCAACCGCGATTGATCGGCGCCGATGCGTCCCATGCCTGGGTGTCGGTGTTTTGCCCGGTGTTGGGTTGGGTGGATTTCGATCCGACCAACAATGTGCAACCGGCACTGGAGCACATCACCCTGGCCTGGGGCCGGGATTTTTCCGATGTGTCGCCGTTGCGCGGGGTGATTCTGGGAGGGGGGAGCCATGATCCCGAGGTCCGGGTCACGGTGATGCCACTGAATGAGTGA
- a CDS encoding TIGR00730 family Rossman fold protein, which yields MSLTSVCVFCGANAGTTPAYTEAAIALGKAIAERKLTLVYGGGAVGLMGIVADAALAAGGEVIGIIPQSLMDKEIGHKSLSRLEVVDGMHARKARMAELSDAFIALPGGLGTLEELFEVWTWGQLGYHGKPLGLLEVNGFYSKLTAFLDHIVGEGFVRAPHRDMLQVSESPQTLLDALDQWKPTVTPKWVDQKPG from the coding sequence ATGTCTCTCACATCCGTTTGTGTATTTTGCGGTGCCAACGCCGGCACCACCCCGGCGTACACCGAAGCCGCCATCGCCCTCGGCAAAGCCATTGCCGAGCGCAAACTGACGCTGGTCTACGGCGGTGGCGCCGTCGGCCTGATGGGGATTGTCGCGGACGCCGCGCTGGCGGCCGGCGGCGAAGTAATCGGCATCATCCCGCAGAGCCTGATGGACAAGGAAATCGGTCACAAGAGCCTGTCGCGCCTGGAAGTCGTCGACGGCATGCACGCCCGCAAGGCGCGCATGGCCGAGCTCAGCGATGCGTTCATCGCCCTGCCGGGTGGCCTCGGCACGCTTGAAGAGCTGTTCGAAGTCTGGACCTGGGGCCAGCTCGGCTACCACGGCAAGCCGCTGGGCCTGCTGGAAGTGAACGGTTTCTACAGCAAACTCACTGCATTTCTCGATCACATCGTCGGCGAAGGCTTCGTTCGCGCACCGCACCGTGACATGCTGCAAGTGAGCGAATCGCCGCAAACGCTGCTCGATGCTCTCGACCAGTGGAAGCCGACCGTCACGCCAAAGTGGGTCGACCAGAAACCCGGTTAA